The DNA window CCGGAGGCGCGCTACCGCGAAGACCCGGTGCGCATGCTGCGCGTGGTGCGCTTCGCCGCCAAGCTCAAATTCACCATCGAGCCGGTCACCGCCGCGCCGATTCCCGTGATGGCGTCGCTGATCGACAACGTGCCGCCGGCGCGCGTGTTCGACGAGATGCTCAAGCTCCTCATGAGCGGCCACGCGCTGGCCTGCCTGCAGCAGCTGCGCAAGGAAGGCCTGCACCACGGCCTGCTGCCGCTGCTCGACGTGGTGCTGGAGCAGCCGCTGGGCTTCAAGTTCGTCACGTTGGCGCTGGATTCGACCGACTCCCGCATCGCCGCCGGCAAGACGGTGTCGCCGGGCTTCCTGTTCGCCTCACTGCTGTGGCACCAGGTGCTGGAGAAGTGGACCGCCTACCGCGCGGCAGGCGAGCAGACCATTCCGGCGCTGCACCTGGCGGCCGACGACGTACTCGATTCGCAGACCGAGAAGCTGGCCTTGCAGCGCAAGATCGGCACCGACATGCGCGACATCTGGTCGATGCAGCCGCGCTTCGAGCGCCGCACCGGCAAGTCGCCTTACAAGCTGCTGGAGCACCTGCGCTTCCGCGCCGGCTACGACTTCCTGCTGCTGCGCTGCGCCTCCGGCGAGATCGACGCGGAGCTGGGCGAATGGTGGACCGCCTTCTACGAGGGCGACGAGGCCACCCGCGAGGACTTGATCGCGACGGCCGGCCAGTCGTCGTCTTCGTCGGGCCCCGGCGGCGCGGCGAGCAAGCGCAAACGCGCGCCGCGTCGCGGTGGCCGTAGCAAAGGCCCGGCGGCGGGCGGCGAAGGCGACGCGCCAAGCGCAGGCAGCACCGGCGCCGGCGGCGGCGAGTAATCCGTCCACACAGCCATGGGCATCATCGGCAAACAGGATGAAGGCGGCTTCGCCTTCATCATCGCCTACATCGGCATTGGCGCCAACCTTGGCGACGCGCGCGCCAACGTCGCCGACGCCCTCGAACGCCTGCAACGGCTGCCCGGCTGCACCCTGATGGCCGCTTCAAGCCTGTACCGCACGGCGCCGATCGAGTCCGGCGGCGACGACTACATCAACGCCGTAGCCCGCGTCGCCACCACCCTGGACGCCGAGGCGTTGCTGCGGGCGCTGCACGACATCGAACAGGCGCACGGGCGCGAACGGCCCTACCGCAACGCGCCGCGCACCCTGGACCTGGACCTGCTGCTGTACGGCGACGCCATCATCGCCAGCCCCACCCTGACGGTGCCGCACCCGCGCATGACCGAACGCGCCTTCGTGCTGGTGCCGCTGCTGGAACTGGCGCCGGCGATCCATATTCCGGGACGCGGCCCGGCGCGCGACTACGCGGCCGGCGTCGCCGGCCAGGGCATCGCCCCGGCCACCTGACCTTCTGCACGCGATAGCATTCAGGACTACACTATCGCGGTCCGACTTCATCTCTAAAGGAACCACCATGTCTGGTTATTTGCAAGGAAACGAACTGGCCGCGAGCCAAAAGCCCGCCGCCACCACCTCACCTGCACCGGCCAAAGCGGCCGCCACCAAGGCTGTCACCGTCCACACGCTGGCCAACCTGCGTTCGACCGGTGAAAAAATCTCCATGCTGACGTGCTACGACGCCAGCTTCGCCTCGCTGATGGACCGCTGCGGCGTCGAGATGCTGCTGATCGGCGACTCGCTCGGCATGGTCTGCAACGGCCACCAGTCGACGTTGCCGGTCACCGTCGCCGAAGTGGCGTACCACACGGCATCCGTCGCGCGCGGCAGCAAGTCGGCGCTGATCGTCGCCGACCTGCCGTTCGGCGCCTACGGCACGCCGGAGACGGCGTACGCCAACTCCGTGCAGCTGATGCAGGCCGGAGCGCACATGGTCAAGCTGGAGGGCGGCGCATGGCTGGCCGACACGGTGCGCTTCCTTACCGAGCGCGGGATTCCGGTCTGCGCGCACCTGGGCCTGACGCCGCAATCGGTGCATCAACTGGGCGGCTACAAGGTGCAGGGCAAGACCACCGACAGCGCCGATCTGCTCAAGGCCGACGCGTTGAAGCTGCAAGCGGCCGGCGCCTCGGTGCTGGTGCTCGAGGCGATACCGTCGGCGCTGGGCAAGGAGGTCACCGACCTGCTGGCGATACCGACGATCGGCATCGGCGCGGGTCCGGACTGCTCCGGCCAAGTGCTGGTGATGCATGATTTGCTGGGCGTCTTCCCGGGCCGCAAAGCGCGCTTCGTGAAGAACTTCATGGAAGGCCAGAGCAGCATCGACGCCGCCATCGGCGCGTACGTCGCGGCGGTCAAGGACGGCAGCTTCCCGGCGCTGGAGCACTGCTTCTAAAACGCCACGGCGGCCCGCATGGGCCGCCGCTGGTTTTGCCGATTACGCCTGCTTGCGCTTGCGGCGGGCGATAAAGCCGAGCAGGCCCAGACCGGCCAGCATCATGCCGTAGGTTTCCGGCTCCGGCACCGGCGTCACCGCTGCGGCACCCGACAGGTGCAGGTCGTTCACCGTCGCCCACACGCCCGGCTGGTTGCCCGCCGTGACGCTGAACGACACCAGATTGCCCGTCGAGACAAAGCCGACGAACGAGTTCAGTTCCGGCGCGTCGAGCGTATAGGTGACCGTCGCGCCGGTGCTGTCGGTGGCCGACAGCGTCAGGTAGCTGGCCGGCGTGGAGAACCCGAAAAGGTCCGAGCCGAAGAAGAAGCCGCCAACGCCCGCCACCGGGGTGCTCGGCGCGAACGTGATCAGATCGATGCGGTTGTTGCCGGTGAGCCAGATGTCCGAGCCGTCGTCCGAGGCGCCATAGAGTATCGGCGAGGTCGGCGCGGTGCCGACCGTGTATTCATAAATGCCGGCGGTGCGCGTGAGCGGCCCTTGATAACTATCGATCTCGAGGTCGTCGAAGGTGTCGACGCCGGTGGTGCCCACGGCCCCCAGATAAGACGACTGGCTGGTGTAGGTGGTGATGTCGGCATGGGCGGCGCTGGCTGCCAGCAGGAACACAGCGGAAGCGGCGGAAGCGAGGACGGATTTGGCGGAAAACAATTTACCCAAGATACAGCTCCTAATCAAAAGTTAATTTTCGAAGACTTCAACTGGTTTTTTTGCAGTGCGGCATGACGACTATAAGCTTGTCATTTGGATATTGCAAAGATTATATTCGTTTTTGATAAGTGTTTTTCCTTCTTACGTGATGGCCGCCCTCCGTGCATGGCAAGGTGGCATGCCGCACAGAGTCACTAGCATGGCTGAGGTAGCCTGACGGAGGCGGCCGCCCCATTCCGGCGTCGGCCTCCTTCGCATTGCTACGCACCACGAGGAGTCACGCATGAACACCACCGACCAGCTCAGCGTCAACACGCTGCGCTTCCTGGCCGTCGACATGGTCCAGCAAGCCAACAGCGGCCACCCCGGCCTGCCGCTCGGCGCCGCCCCCATGGCCTACGTGCTGTGGACGCGCTTCCTGAAACACCACCCCGCCGATCCGCACTGGTTCGACCGCGACCGCTTCGTGCTGTCGGCCGGCCACGGCTCGGCCCTGCTCTACGGCCTGCTGCACCTGAGTGGCTACGACCTGCCGCTGGAAGACCTGCGCCAGTTCCGCCAGTGGGACAGCCGCACGCCTGGGCATCCGGAGCGCGGCCACACGCCCGGCGTGGAAATCACCACCGGCCCGCTGGGCCAGGGCTTCGCCAACGGCGTCGGCATGGCCATCGCGGAGGCCAGCCTGGCCGCGCGCTACAACCGCGAAGGCCACAACGTCATCGACCACCACACCTACGGCATCGTCAGCGACGGCGATTTGATGGAGGGCGTGGCGTCGGAGGCGGCCTCGCTGGCCGGCCACCTCAAGCTGGGCAAGTTGATCTACCTGTACGACGACAACCAGGTCACGCTGTCGGCCGGCAACGACATGACCTTCAGCGAAGACCGCGCCGCGCGCTTCGCCGCCTACGGCTGGCATATCCAGACGGTGGAAGACGCCAACAACATCGAGGCGATCGAGCAGGCGCTGGCCACCGCGCGCGCCGAGGTGCACAAGCCGTCGCTGATCCTGGTGCGCAGCCATCTGGGCTTCGGCTCTCCCAACAAGCAAGACAAGATCGACGCCCACGGCTCGCCGCTGGGCGCCGACGAAGTGACGCTGACCAAGCGCGCGCTGGGCTGGCCCGAGCAGCCGCCGTTCCTGATTCCCGACGGCGCGGACAGCCCCATCACCAACGGCGGCGCGCATGGCGCGCACCATCAGGCCGAATGGATGGACCGGCTGGCCGCCTACGAGCGCGCCTTCCCCGACGAGGCGCGCGAACTGAAACAGCTGATGCAAGGCGGCGCAGGCGCCGGCGAACTGCCGGCAGGCTGGGATGCCGACATCCCGGTGTTCCCGGCGGACGCCAAGGGCGTGGCCACGCGCACCGCCGCCGGCAAGGTGGCCAACGCCATCGCCGCCAGGCTGCCGGCGCTGATCGGCGGTTCGGCCGACCTCGATCCGTCGACCTTCACCGCGCTGACCGGCTTCGGCGACTTCCAGCCGGACGGCATGGACGAGAGCACCGGCGACCGCCAGGGATCGAACGGCGGCGGCTGGAGCCGGCGTGGACGCAACCTGCACTTCGGCGTGCGCGAACACGCGATGGCGGCCATCAGCAACGGCATCGCCGCGCATGGCGGCGCGCTGCCGTTCAACGCCACCTTCTTCGTGTTCTCGGACTACATGCGGCCGGCGATACGGCTGTCGGCGATGATGGGATTGCAGGTGGTGTACGTGTTCACGCACGACAGCATCGCCCTGGGCGAGGATGGCGCCACGCACCAGCCGATCGAGCACCTGGCCAGCCTGCGGGCGATACCGGGGCTGGCGGTGATACGGCCGGCCGACGCCAACGAGACGGCGGTGGCGTGGAAGGTGGCGGTGGAATCGGCCGGGCGGCCGGTGGCGCTGGTGCTCACGCGCCAGCATGTGCCGACGCTCGACCGCGAGCGCTATGCGGCGGCCGAGGGCTTGCGGCGCGGCGCGTATGTGGTCAGCGAGGCGGCCGGCGGCAAGCCGCAACTGGTGCTGATCGCGACGGGCTCCGAGGTGGATCTCGCGTTGCGGGCGCAGGCGCGGTTGCTCGAGGATGGCGTGCGGGCGCGCGTGGTGTCGATGCCGAGCTGGGAATTGTTCGAAGATCAGCCGCAGGGGTATCGCGACGAGGTGCTGCCGCCGGAACTGGAGGCAAGGCTGGCGATCGAGGCCGGCGTCGCGCAGGGCTGGCATCGGTACGTCGGGCAGCGCGGCAAGGTGCTGTCGATCGAGGGCTATGGCGCCTCCGCGCCGGGTGACCGGCTGCTGCGGGAGTATGGCTTCGGGGTGGAGAATGTGCTGTTGATGGCGCGGCAGGTGCTGGGCTGACGGAATCGTTCAACCCGCACTGCGGTGAATTGGGGTCGTACCCCGTACGGGGTACGACCCCGCCCCGTGCGGGTTGGCGGCCGGCTCAATCGACCGGCGCCAGGTTCCACAACATAGGAGTTACCGACCGCTCTTCTCCGCGATCACCTCGAGCAGCTTCGCCCACGATTTGCTGAACGCCTCCGCGCCCTCGCGCTGCAAACGCTCCGCCAACTCGTCGCCATCAATGCCGGCGTCGGCGAACTTCGCGATCACCTTCTCCGCATCGCCCCCCTCCGGCGGCATGCTGCCATTGACGATGCCATGATCGGCAAAAGCCAGCAAGGTCTTCTCCGGCACCGTGTTGATCGTATTCGGCGCCGTCAGCGACGTCACGTACAGCACATCCGGCGCCTCCGGGTCCTTGGTCCCGGTGCTGGCCCACAGCAACCGCTGCGCCAACGCGCCCCGCTCCGCCAACAGCTTCCAGCGCTGCGACGCCAGCAGCTCACGATACGCCACATAGGTGCGTCGCGCCATCGCGATCCCCAGCGTGTTGTTCGAACCCTCCGGCCCCTTGTCCTTGACCGCCGTATCCCAGCGGCTGACAAACACCGACGCCACCGACGCCACCTTCGGATCGAGCCCCTTCTCAAGCCGCCGCTCGACGCCGCGAATATACGCCTCGGCCGCCGCCAGATACTGCTCCCGCGAGAACAGCAACGTCACATTGACCGGAATGCCTGCGAAGATCGCCTCCTCGATCGCCTTCACGCCCTCCGGCGTGCCGGGTATCTTGATGAACGCATTAGGGCGGTCCAGACGCTTGTGCAGCGTCCTGGCCTCGCGCAGCGTGCCCTCGGCGTCATGCACCAGCAGCGGCGAGACTTCCATCGACACCCAGCCGTCATGCCCCTGCGACGCCTTGTACATCGGCAGGAACAGATCGGCGGCGGCGCGCAGGTCCTCCAGCGCCAGTTCCAGGAACAGCGCCTCGCCCGACTCGCCGGCGGCGCTGCGCTCGGCGATCGCCTTGTCGTAGAAATCGGCGCCGTGTATGGCCGCTTCAAAAATGCTCGGATTCGACGTCAATCCTTTCAGGTCGTACTCATGGATGTACTTCTCCAGCGTGCCGCTGGTGAGCAATCCGCGCGTGATATTGTCCAGCCACAGGCTTTGCCCGAGCTCATACAGACGCAGTGCAGGGTTCATGGTGTGCTCTCCTTTTCACGGCCGGCGAACGCCGGCAACTGATGCTGCAATAGATCGCCGATACGTTCGACGGTCAGGTCCGGGGTGGTGAAGCTGGCGACATCGGGCGCGGTGGCGTAGTGCCCCTGGCGCGGGAACACGGTGGTCAGGCGATCGCCCCAGCCGGACTTCATCGCCGCCAGTATCCTCACCTTATCATCGACCATCACATAGTGGCGCGCCGGGTAGGCCTTCTCGACCTCGCACAGCATGGTCTCCTTGTGGATGTAAATCAGCACCCGGCCGTCGACTGCGTCCCACAGTCCGGAATACTCCACCTTGCGCGGCTGGAAGACCACGTCGCCGTCGGACAGGATCACGACCTTGCCCCACCGGCCCAGGTGTTTGATGACCTCCAGCGCCTGCGGATACAGGCGGTCGGCGAAGCGGTAGTTCATCAGCCAACCGGCCATCAGCAGCAGGCGCGGTTCGTTGAGCGACTCGACGCGGTAGCGCTGCAGTGCGCCCAGATAGTCGACATACCCCAGCTCGGAGCGCAACTCCTCGAAGATCGCCCAGTAGCGGTCGCGCGCCTCGGCGCCGAACTCGCGCTCCAAATGGTCGCGCAGGTCGCGCTGAACCGCGTCGTTGTCCATCAGGGTGTTGTCGCAGTCGATCAGAAAGACGATATCGTCCATCATGGCTTGACCGGTTTCTCGGCGTGGCCGCCGAAGCCGGCGCGCATCGCCGACAGCACCTTGCCGGAGAACTCCGCGTTGCCGCGCGAGCTGAATCGCTCGAATAGCGCGGAACTCAGGATCGGCACAGGCACGCCTTCGTCGATGGCGGCGTTGATGGTCCAGCGGCCCTCGCCGGAGTCGGAGACGCGTCCGGCGAATTGGTCCAGGTTCGGGTCCTTGAGCAGCGCGTCGGCGGTCAGGTCGAGCAGCCAGGAACTGATCACACTGCCGCGACGCCACACTTCAGTGATTTCACCCAGATCAAGGTCGTACTGGTAATGCTCGGGATTGCGCAGCGGCGTGGTCTCGGCGTCGACCTCGTGTTCGAGTTTGCCGATATTGGCGTTGCGCAGGATGTTCAATCCTTCGGCATAAGCGCCCATGATGCCGTACTCGATGCCGTTGTGGACCATCTTGACGAAGTGGCCAGCGCCATTCGGTCCGCAGTGCAGGTAGCCCTGTTCCGCGCTGCTATTGGGCTTGTCGCGGCCAGGTGTCGGCGTGGCGGCCTCGTGGCCCGGCGACAGCGACACGAACAGCGGCTTGAGATGGCCGACGATCTCCTTCTCGCCGCCGATCATCAGGCAGTAGCCGCGCTCCAGGCCATGCGTGCCGCCGCTGGTGCCGACATCGACGTAGTGCAGCCCGAGCTCCTTGAGCTGCGCGCCGCGCCGGATATCGTCGTGGTAGTGCGAGTTGCCGCCGTCGATGACGATGTCGCCCGCCTCCAGCAGTGGTTTGAGGGTGTCGAGCGTGGCGTCGACCGATGCCGCCGGCACCATCAGCCAGAGCACGCGCGGCGTCTCCAGCTGCGACACCAGATCCTCCAGCGAGGAGGCGCCGGTGACGCCCTCGCGCAGTACCGACTTCACCGTCTCCGCGTGCCGCGCATAGGCGACGCACTGGTGACCGTCCCTGGCGAGCCGCCAGACCATGTTGGCGCCCATGCGCCCCAGACCTACCATGCCGATTTTCATATCATATCCTCGCACTGTCAAAGTGCGCGGGCATGTCGAATGCAGGCCCCGCGCTCTGCCGAGGGTAGACCTGGCGGGCCATCCCATCGGTTCGCTGGAGCACATAGCGGACTCATCAATAGGCCGTTTGCGGGCCGATTTGTATCGCGATTGTTTCAGCGGTGGCTTTGTTAAACCAGCTCTCGCAGGCAATCGTCGAACGCGGAAAGCAAGCGGTCGACATCTGCCTCGGTGGTGCAGGGGCAGACCAGCAGCATGTTGTGGAAGGGCGTGATCAACAGGCCGCGATTGAGCAGGTACAAATGGATGATCTGTTCCAGTTCGCCGTCGAGGATCTTCTGCGCCTCGCCGCCGTTGCGCGGCGCGGTGGGAGCGAACTGGAATTCCGTGCGGGCGCCGACCCGCGTCACACACCATGGCAGCCGGTGGCGGGCGATGACGTCGCGTAGCCCATGCTCCAGCGTCGCGGCCAGCGCGAACATGTGCTGGTACGCCGCATCGGTCATCACCTGTTCCAGATTGGCGCGCATCGCGGCCATCGCGAACATGTTGGCGCTCAAGGTGGTGCCGACGCCGGAGTGGCCCGGCGGCGCCGCGCGTTTGGCCTGCTCGACCCTGCGCGCCAGCTCTTCGGTGAAACCATACACCGCGCAGGGGATTCCACCGCCAACGGGTTTGCCGATCACCAGCGCGTCCGGCCGCATGCCGTGCGCCTGCGCGTAGCCTCCCGGGCCGCTGCTGATGGTATGCGTCTCGTCGATCACCAGCAGCGCGCCGTGACGCTGGATGATCCGCTGCGCCGCTTCCCAATATCCAGGCTCCGGCAGCACCATGCCGATATTGGTCATCACCGGCTCGGCCAGCACGCAGGCGACGTCGCCGCGCGCCAACGCCGCCTCCAGCGCCGGCAGATCGTTGAATTCGACGACCACGGTATGATCCGTCAGCGTGTGAACCTGTCCCAGAAGGCTGTCGCGCTGCGTCGGCACACCGTCGACCAGATCGACGAACACGTCGTCCACCGTGCCGTGATAGCAGCCATTGAAAACCAACACCTTGTCGCGCGCCGTCGCAGCGCGCAGCCAGCGCAGTACGAAGCGGTTGGCGTCCGAAGCCGACAGCGCGAACTGCCAGTACGGCAAACCGAAACGCCGCGCCAGTTCGGCCGCCACCGGCGCCGCGTCCTCCGACGGCAGCATGGCCGTGTAACCACGCGTGGCCTGGCGCGCCACCGCCTGCGCCACGGCGGGCGGCGCGTGACCGAACATGGCGCCAGTGTCACCCAAGCAGAAATCGACATACTCATGGCCGTCGATATCGCGGAAGCGCGCGCCGGAAGCCTCGCCCACCGTCAGCGGGAACGGTGTCGACCAGTCGTTCATCCAGTGCATCGGCACGCCGAACAGCAGGTGTCGCGCGGCCTCTGCCGCCAGCCTGGCCGATTCGGGATTGCGCGAAGTGTAGCTGGCGCGCTCCCGCGCCGCCAGCGCCTGCGCGCGCGGCCAGTTCAATCCATCGCGTGTGTTGTGCATCGCGCCCTCCTCACACCAGCAGCATCAGATGCTCGCGCTCCCAGGAACTGATCACGCGGCTGTAGGTGGCGAATTCCAGCTCCTTGACTTCACAGAACGCCTGCACGAACAACTCGCCCAATATTTCGCTCAGGGGTTTGCATTCACGCAGCCGTAGGATCGCATCCTCCAGATTGCGCGGCAGCTGGTCGTGCACATGCTCCGCACTGCCCTCGGTCGGCTCGGAAGGCGTCAGGCCGTCGACCATGCCGAGGTAGCCGCACGCCAAGGTCGCCGCCATCGCGAGATAGGGATTGACGTCGACACCCGGCACGCGGTTCTCCACGCGGCGATTGGTCGGCGTGGAGTTGGGTATGCGGAAGCCGCAGGTGCGGTTGTCGTAGCCCCAATGCACATTGGTCGGCGCCGACATGAAGCGCGACAGCCGCCGGTAGGAATTGACATGCGGCGCAAACAGCAGCGTGGCCGCCGCCGTGTACCGCTCCAGGCCCGCGATATAGCTGAAGAACAGGGGACTGGGCTCACCCTTTTTATCGCTGAAGATGTTGTTGCCGGTCGCGGCATCGAGGATGCTTTGGTGGATATGCATCGCGCTGCCCGGCTCCGTCTCCATCGGTTTGGCCATGAAGGTGCCGAAGATCCCGTGCCGCAGCGCCGTCTCGCGCACCGCGCGCTTGAACAGGAACACGCGGTCGGCCAGTTCCAGCGCGTCGCCATGGGTGAAGTTGATTTCCATCTGGCCGGCGCCGGCTTCGTGGATCAGCGTTTCCACGCCCAGCTGGTGCTGTTTGCAGAAGGTCGACAGCTCCAAGAAGAAGGGATCGAAATCGTTGACGGCGTCGATGGAGTACGATTGGCGGCCGGACTCGGTCTTGCCGCTGCGGCCCAGCGGTGGCGTCAGCGGCTCGTGCGGATTGCTGCTGCGGGCGACCAGATAGAACTCCATCTCCGGCGCCACCACCGGCTGCCAGCCGCGATCGGCGTACAGCTTGAGGACCTTGCGCAGCACCGCGCGCGGCGACAGCCCCACCGGCGTGCCGTCGAAGTTCTGGCAATCGTGGATCACCAGCGCGACGTTTTCCGCCGCCCACGGTACCTGCCGCAGCGTCGCCAGATCGGGAACGCAGATCATGTCCGGATCGGTGGCGCCGGTGTAGGGCAGGTTGTTCGGCTGCTCGCCGTTGACGGTGTTGAGCAGGACGCTCTTGGGCAGGCGCATCTCGCCTTCGCTGAGGAACAGGTCCTTGGGCAGGATTTTCCCGCGCGCGATGCCGGTCATGTCGGCGATCACGCATTCCACCTCGTGGATATTGCGGTCGCGTAGAAAATCCTTCATTGCCTGGGTCATGCCTCTCTCCTGTTAGAACCAGTCGATATATCGCGAGGTTTCCCACGCGCTCACATGTTGACTGTATTCGTTCCATTCGGCGCGCTTCAACGCGACGAATTCCTTGATAAAGTCATCGCCTAGCGCGGCCGTCAACACAATGTCGGCTTGCAGCGCGGCTGCGGCTTCGCCCAAATTTTGCGGCAGTATTTTCAGTCCGAGTTCGGTGCGCTGCGCATCGGACATCTCGTAGACATCCTGGTTCACGGGCTCTCCCGCCTCCAGGGAGCTTTCAATGCCATCCAGGCCGGCGGCGATCACGCCTGCCAGCGCCAGATATGGATTGGCCGAGCTGTCCGGCAGCCGCCATTCGATACGCTTGTAGACCACGCGGGCGACGGTGGTGCGGTTGTTGTTGCCGTAGCCGATAAAGGCCGGTGCCCAGCTGGTGCCGGAAAGCGATTGTCCGCACATCAGCCGCTTGTAGGAATTAACGGTGGGGGCGCACAGCGCGGTCAGCGCCGGGGCATGGCGCAGCAGCCCGGCCATGAAGTGATAGGCCAGCGGGGAAAGATCCAGCTCGCGGCTATCCTTCTCGTCGCCGAACACTGGCTTGCCGTCTCGATCCGTCAGCGACAGATGGAAATGCAGGCCGCTGCCCGGGCGGTCGGCAAACGGTTTGGGCATCATCGAAAACAGCATGCCCTCCTCCTCGGCGATGTGATGCGCCGCCATCTTGAACAGCATGAAGTTATCGGCGGCCTTCAGCGCGTCGGCGTATTTGTAATTGACTTCGAACTGGCCGGTCGCGTCCTCGTGGTCGATCTGGAACACGCCAAGTCCGCACTGGTCCAGCGACGCGGTCAGCTTCTCCAAAAAGGAGCGGCGGCGCAACAGGCTTTTGGTGTCGTAGGATGGCTTTTCCAGCGTGTCGGCCAATTCGGCGTCGTAGCCATTCTGTCCCTTTTGCAGCAGGAAGAACTCGGGTTCCAATCCCGCGTTGAGCGTCCAGCCATGCTTTGCCAGGCGCGCCACCTGCTTGCGCAAGATCTGGCGCGGACAAACATCGAACGGCTGGCCGGCGACATGACCGTCGAGCACCACGCGCGCGTAACCGGGCAGCCAGGGCATGGCCTGCAAGGTAGAAAGATCGGCGCGGCCGTAGTATTCCGAGCGCGCACCGTTACGCGGCAGGCCCGTGCCCCAGATCGACGGGCCGGAAAAACCCGCGCCCGGATAGATGATGTCGTCCAGGTGGGCCAGCGGTATCAGCTTGCCTTTTGCCGCGCCATGGATGTCGGTGAATTGGGCGAAGATGTACTTCACGCCCTGTGCAGCCATCTCCTCCTGTCGTTCCGCGTTGCTCATCCAACTCTCTCTTGATCAGCCGATCTGAATCCAGGTGGTTTTCAGTTCGGTGTATTTATCGAAGGCGTGCAGCGACTTGTCGCGACCATTGCCGGACTGCTTGTATCCGCCGAACGGCACGGTGATATCGTCGCCGTCGTACTGGTTCACGTGCACCGTGCCAGCCCGTAGCGCGCGCGCCGTCTGTATCGCCTTGGTCATGTCGGATGTCCACACCGCCGCCTGCAAACCGTAAGGCGTGGAATTGGCCTGCTTGATGGCTTCCTTCAAGTCGGTAAAGGCCAGCACGGACAGCACCGGCCCGAAGATCTCCTCGCGCGCGATGGTCATGTCGCTGTCGA is part of the Oxalobacteraceae bacterium OTU3CAMAD1 genome and encodes:
- the gnd gene encoding decarboxylating 6-phosphogluconate dehydrogenase, which encodes MKIGMVGLGRMGANMVWRLARDGHQCVAYARHAETVKSVLREGVTGASSLEDLVSQLETPRVLWLMVPAASVDATLDTLKPLLEAGDIVIDGGNSHYHDDIRRGAQLKELGLHYVDVGTSGGTHGLERGYCLMIGGEKEIVGHLKPLFVSLSPGHEAATPTPGRDKPNSSAEQGYLHCGPNGAGHFVKMVHNGIEYGIMGAYAEGLNILRNANIGKLEHEVDAETTPLRNPEHYQYDLDLGEITEVWRRGSVISSWLLDLTADALLKDPNLDQFAGRVSDSGEGRWTINAAIDEGVPVPILSSALFERFSSRGNAEFSGKVLSAMRAGFGGHAEKPVKP
- a CDS encoding aspartate aminotransferase family protein, translating into MHNTRDGLNWPRAQALAARERASYTSRNPESARLAAEAARHLLFGVPMHWMNDWSTPFPLTVGEASGARFRDIDGHEYVDFCLGDTGAMFGHAPPAVAQAVARQATRGYTAMLPSEDAAPVAAELARRFGLPYWQFALSASDANRFVLRWLRAATARDKVLVFNGCYHGTVDDVFVDLVDGVPTQRDSLLGQVHTLTDHTVVVEFNDLPALEAALARGDVACVLAEPVMTNIGMVLPEPGYWEAAQRIIQRHGALLVIDETHTISSGPGGYAQAHGMRPDALVIGKPVGGGIPCAVYGFTEELARRVEQAKRAAPPGHSGVGTTLSANMFAMAAMRANLEQVMTDAAYQHMFALAATLEHGLRDVIARHRLPWCVTRVGARTEFQFAPTAPRNGGEAQKILDGELEQIIHLYLLNRGLLITPFHNMLLVCPCTTEADVDRLLSAFDDCLRELV
- a CDS encoding glutamine synthetase family protein, with product MTQAMKDFLRDRNIHEVECVIADMTGIARGKILPKDLFLSEGEMRLPKSVLLNTVNGEQPNNLPYTGATDPDMICVPDLATLRQVPWAAENVALVIHDCQNFDGTPVGLSPRAVLRKVLKLYADRGWQPVVAPEMEFYLVARSSNPHEPLTPPLGRSGKTESGRQSYSIDAVNDFDPFFLELSTFCKQHQLGVETLIHEAGAGQMEINFTHGDALELADRVFLFKRAVRETALRHGIFGTFMAKPMETEPGSAMHIHQSILDAATGNNIFSDKKGEPSPLFFSYIAGLERYTAAATLLFAPHVNSYRRLSRFMSAPTNVHWGYDNRTCGFRIPNSTPTNRRVENRVPGVDVNPYLAMAATLACGYLGMVDGLTPSEPTEGSAEHVHDQLPRNLEDAILRLRECKPLSEILGELFVQAFCEVKELEFATYSRVISSWEREHLMLLV
- the glnT gene encoding type III glutamate--ammonia ligase, whose protein sequence is MSNAERQEEMAAQGVKYIFAQFTDIHGAAKGKLIPLAHLDDIIYPGAGFSGPSIWGTGLPRNGARSEYYGRADLSTLQAMPWLPGYARVVLDGHVAGQPFDVCPRQILRKQVARLAKHGWTLNAGLEPEFFLLQKGQNGYDAELADTLEKPSYDTKSLLRRRSFLEKLTASLDQCGLGVFQIDHEDATGQFEVNYKYADALKAADNFMLFKMAAHHIAEEEGMLFSMMPKPFADRPGSGLHFHLSLTDRDGKPVFGDEKDSRELDLSPLAYHFMAGLLRHAPALTALCAPTVNSYKRLMCGQSLSGTSWAPAFIGYGNNNRTTVARVVYKRIEWRLPDSSANPYLALAGVIAAGLDGIESSLEAGEPVNQDVYEMSDAQRTELGLKILPQNLGEAAAALQADIVLTAALGDDFIKEFVALKRAEWNEYSQHVSAWETSRYIDWF